In the genome of Granulibacter bethesdensis CGDNIH1, one region contains:
- a CDS encoding D-alanine--D-alanine ligase produces MSIRRVVVLYGGISEERAVSLISGQQVVAALREAGYEVTPIEVGADLRDTIAALTPAPDVVFNALHGRFGEDGAIQGVLDWLNIPYTHSGVRASAIAMDKAAARTAFLAAGLPVAEGRLVTVEELAEQDPLPRPFVIKPANEGSAVGVHILHEGDNRRTEIARSWSFGGQALVEEYIPGRELTVGVLNDRALTVTDIRPRSAFYDYESKYAEGGSRHILPAQMHPDAFKRALDVALAAHHALGCRGATRSDFRYDDTRAEPGRLVLLEVNTQPGLTPTSLLPEQAALMGMDFVSLCRWMVEQATCRA; encoded by the coding sequence ATGAGCATCAGACGCGTTGTGGTCCTGTATGGCGGCATCTCCGAAGAACGGGCCGTCAGCCTCATCTCCGGTCAACAGGTCGTCGCCGCCCTGCGTGAAGCAGGCTATGAGGTCACCCCGATCGAAGTCGGGGCTGATCTGCGCGATACCATCGCCGCCCTGACGCCCGCGCCGGATGTCGTGTTCAACGCGCTCCATGGCCGTTTCGGCGAGGATGGCGCCATTCAGGGTGTGCTCGACTGGCTCAACATTCCCTATACCCATTCCGGGGTTCGCGCTTCCGCCATTGCGATGGACAAGGCCGCCGCACGCACCGCCTTTCTGGCCGCTGGTCTACCGGTTGCCGAAGGCAGGCTGGTCACGGTGGAGGAACTGGCGGAACAGGATCCGCTTCCACGCCCCTTCGTGATCAAGCCGGCCAATGAAGGCTCGGCGGTGGGCGTGCATATCCTGCATGAAGGCGATAACCGGCGCACGGAAATTGCCCGCAGCTGGAGCTTCGGCGGACAGGCGCTGGTCGAGGAATATATCCCCGGCCGCGAACTGACCGTGGGTGTGCTGAATGATCGCGCCCTGACGGTCACGGATATCAGGCCGCGCTCCGCCTTCTATGACTATGAATCCAAATATGCTGAAGGTGGCTCCCGCCATATCCTGCCCGCCCAGATGCACCCGGATGCATTCAAGCGGGCGCTGGATGTGGCTCTGGCCGCGCATCATGCGCTGGGATGCCGGGGCGCGACCCGTTCGGATTTCCGCTATGACGATACACGCGCCGAGCCGGGGCGGCTGGTGCTGCTGGAGGTCAACACCCAGCCAGGTCTGACGCCGACCTCCCTGCTGCCGGAACAGGCAGCCCTGATGGGGATGGACTTCGTCTCCCTGTGCCGATGGATGGTGGAGCAGGCAACATGTCGCGCGTGA
- the ftsZ gene encoding cell division protein FtsZ, with amino-acid sequence MTLNLTIPQQMHTDFTPRITVIGVGGGGTNAVDNMIALNLAGVDFVVANTDAQQLMHSRADRRVQLGPHITQGLGAGAKPEIGRAAAEEAADELYRHLDGAHMVFITAGMGGGTGTGAAPVIARMARERNILTVGVVTKPFSFEGSRRAKSAEAGIEELQQYVDTLIVIPNQNLFRLANERTSWKEAFKMADNVLYMGVRGVTDLMVAPGLVNLDFADIRTVMAEMGKAMMGTGEAEGENRAIRAAELAISNPLLEDTSMSGARGLLINITGGEDMTLFEVDQAANRIREEVDEEANIIFGSAIDESLNGKVRVSVVATGIDSPANHMSSLSSERPRLVAVGGGAAMPVDAVSPGPSLSAQSAEQAEAAAFAAYQPGHYAPAETAPFPAQGGTPTQQHQAPQAPSPTAPVRAPFVQSPPPSAGHGHGYAGTDAEAPRAPLPASAPRGLFTQEPAYAPQPAYAPQPAHQAAPPRSSIFNVVTGAIRRSMGGGSAPAHEAPVTPQPPRTEPVLHDGQQAADNHASPDQQARPSVRPAATEEIGLDIPAFLRRQSS; translated from the coding sequence ATGACTCTGAACCTGACCATCCCGCAGCAGATGCACACAGATTTCACCCCGCGCATTACCGTGATCGGTGTAGGCGGCGGCGGCACGAACGCGGTTGACAACATGATCGCGCTCAATCTGGCCGGTGTCGATTTCGTCGTTGCGAATACCGATGCGCAACAGCTGATGCACAGCCGCGCCGATCGCCGCGTGCAGCTTGGCCCGCACATCACGCAGGGTCTGGGCGCGGGAGCCAAGCCGGAAATCGGCCGCGCCGCCGCCGAGGAAGCCGCCGATGAGCTGTACCGGCATCTGGACGGTGCCCATATGGTATTCATCACCGCCGGCATGGGCGGTGGCACCGGCACGGGGGCGGCCCCGGTGATCGCCCGCATGGCACGGGAACGCAACATCCTGACGGTCGGCGTCGTCACCAAGCCGTTCAGCTTCGAAGGCAGCCGCCGCGCCAAATCAGCCGAGGCCGGGATCGAGGAGCTTCAGCAATACGTCGATACGCTGATCGTCATCCCCAACCAGAACCTGTTCCGCCTGGCCAATGAGCGCACCTCCTGGAAGGAAGCGTTCAAGATGGCCGACAATGTCCTTTATATGGGCGTGCGCGGCGTGACCGATCTGATGGTGGCACCGGGTCTGGTCAATCTGGACTTCGCCGATATCCGTACCGTCATGGCTGAAATGGGCAAGGCCATGATGGGCACAGGCGAGGCGGAAGGTGAAAACCGTGCCATCCGCGCCGCCGAACTGGCCATCAGCAATCCTCTGCTGGAAGACACGTCGATGAGCGGTGCGCGCGGCCTGCTGATCAACATCACCGGCGGCGAGGACATGACCCTGTTCGAAGTCGATCAGGCCGCCAACCGAATCCGCGAGGAAGTGGATGAGGAAGCCAATATCATCTTCGGCTCTGCCATTGACGAAAGCCTGAACGGCAAGGTGCGGGTCTCGGTCGTAGCCACCGGGATCGACAGCCCGGCCAACCATATGTCCTCCCTGTCCTCCGAGCGTCCCCGTCTGGTGGCAGTCGGTGGCGGTGCGGCCATGCCGGTCGATGCCGTCTCGCCCGGTCCTTCCCTGTCGGCGCAGTCTGCCGAGCAGGCTGAGGCGGCCGCCTTCGCCGCCTATCAGCCCGGCCATTATGCGCCGGCAGAAACGGCCCCTTTCCCTGCGCAGGGTGGGACACCGACCCAGCAGCATCAGGCTCCGCAAGCTCCCTCCCCCACCGCTCCGGTCCGGGCGCCTTTCGTGCAGTCGCCGCCGCCTTCGGCCGGCCATGGGCATGGCTATGCCGGAACGGACGCTGAAGCACCGCGCGCGCCGCTACCCGCCAGCGCACCGCGCGGCCTGTTCACGCAGGAGCCTGCCTATGCGCCACAGCCTGCCTATGCGCCACAGCCTGCCCACCAGGCCGCACCGCCGCGCAGCAGCATCTTCAATGTGGTGACCGGCGCCATCCGCCGCAGCATGGGGGGTGGCAGCGCCCCCGCCCATGAAGCCCCGGTTACGCCGCAGCCGCCCCGTACCGAACCCGTGTTGCATGATGGTCAGCAGGCCGCCGACAATCATGCCTCGCCCGACCAGCAGGCGCGCCCCTCTGTTCGGCCAGCGGCAACCGAAGAAATAGGGCTGGACATTCCGGCCTTCCTGCGCCGTCAGTCCTCCTGA
- the murG gene encoding undecaprenyldiphospho-muramoylpentapeptide beta-N-acetylglucosaminyltransferase produces MRRDQAQRPIIIAAGGTGGHFFPAEALAAELKRRGRQIVLMTDARSGGLTSTVFADTDRFVLPGAGIAGRGIRRAGQAVIALGHGVVKAGALLRRLEAGCIVGFGGYPCIPPVLGARLRARNVPVILHEQNAVLGRANRLLARKIHCLALSFASTSHVPAGTRTLVTGNPVRPAIAALAGTSYTPPGTEGVINLLILGGSLGARVLSDVVPAALALLPPALRQRMRVTQQCRAEDIDRVRMAYAACGIEAILAPFFTDVATLIADAHLVIARAGASTVAELATIGRPAIMVPLPGAIDDHQTANARILVDAQGGWMIRQPDFTPDTLAARIAGLLAEPGTLADAARNAARLGMQDAVARLADTVEQSLDTARAPQGDFKGEIKS; encoded by the coding sequence ATGAGGCGCGATCAGGCACAGCGCCCGATCATCATCGCCGCAGGCGGTACGGGCGGTCATTTCTTCCCGGCCGAGGCGCTGGCCGCCGAGCTGAAAAGGCGCGGGCGGCAAATTGTGTTGATGACCGATGCTCGCTCCGGCGGACTGACCAGCACCGTATTTGCCGATACGGATCGCTTCGTGCTGCCGGGGGCCGGGATTGCCGGACGCGGCATCCGGCGGGCCGGTCAGGCCGTGATCGCATTGGGGCACGGCGTTGTGAAAGCCGGAGCCTTGCTGCGCAGGCTGGAGGCTGGCTGCATCGTCGGTTTCGGTGGCTATCCCTGCATTCCACCCGTGCTGGGGGCCAGGCTGCGCGCCCGCAACGTCCCGGTCATCCTGCATGAACAGAATGCCGTGCTCGGACGGGCCAACCGGTTGCTGGCCCGCAAAATACACTGTCTGGCGCTCAGCTTCGCCAGCACCAGCCATGTGCCGGCAGGCACCAGAACTCTGGTGACCGGCAATCCGGTCCGGCCCGCCATCGCCGCACTGGCAGGCACGTCCTACACACCGCCCGGCACGGAGGGGGTCATCAATCTGCTGATACTGGGCGGGTCACTCGGTGCACGCGTGTTGAGCGATGTGGTACCTGCCGCTCTCGCGCTGCTACCCCCGGCTCTGCGGCAGCGCATGCGGGTGACTCAGCAATGCCGTGCCGAAGATATCGATCGCGTGCGGATGGCCTATGCGGCCTGCGGAATCGAGGCTATTCTGGCGCCGTTTTTCACCGATGTCGCAACCCTGATCGCAGACGCGCATCTGGTGATCGCCCGGGCTGGAGCCTCCACCGTCGCCGAACTGGCGACAATCGGGCGACCGGCCATCATGGTGCCTCTGCCGGGGGCTATTGATGACCATCAGACCGCCAATGCCCGCATCCTCGTTGATGCGCAGGGCGGCTGGATGATCCGTCAGCCGGATTTCACCCCGGATACGCTGGCGGCCCGCATCGCCGGGCTGCTGGCCGAACCCGGCACCCTTGCCGATGCGGCCCGCAACGCGGCTCGCCTTGGTATGCAAGACGCCGTGGCACGGCTGGCCGACACGGTGGAACAGAGTCTGGATACAGCCCGTGCGCCCCAGGGCGACTTCAAGGGGGAGATTAAGTCATGA
- the lpxC gene encoding UDP-3-O-acyl-N-acetylglucosamine deacetylase has translation MDGMTGMPSGFSPASLSSPSFTPGKRQVTLKSPIDCVGHGLHSGAPARLRLIPAAPGTGIVFRRTDLGFDIPAAFDNVTDTRLCTLLTAPDFPDASVGTVEHLMAALAAQGIDNLLIEIDGPEVPILDGSAAPFMFLIDCAGVEEQSESRLSIKILKPVRVEAGSAFAELHPAESGFSLSLSIEFDAAAIGRQALTMTMDTDNFRHDLASARTFTMAKEIEAMRAAGLARGGSLDNAIVVDGDQVLNPEGLRMPDEFVRHKLLDVVGDLAMAGHPLIGRFVGHRTGHALNNRLLRALLSDASAWQTVSANTMDWLSAA, from the coding sequence ATGGATGGAATGACGGGAATGCCGAGCGGTTTTTCGCCTGCCTCCCTTTCCAGCCCTTCTTTCACACCGGGCAAGCGGCAGGTGACCCTCAAATCACCGATCGACTGCGTCGGCCACGGATTGCACAGCGGTGCACCGGCAAGGCTGCGGCTGATCCCCGCTGCACCGGGAACCGGTATTGTATTTCGCCGCACTGATCTCGGCTTTGATATTCCGGCCGCTTTTGACAACGTGACAGATACACGCCTGTGCACTCTGCTGACTGCGCCGGATTTCCCTGATGCGAGCGTCGGAACAGTCGAGCATCTGATGGCCGCACTGGCCGCGCAGGGTATCGACAATCTGCTGATCGAAATTGACGGGCCGGAAGTACCGATCCTTGATGGCTCCGCTGCACCGTTCATGTTCCTGATCGACTGTGCGGGGGTCGAAGAACAATCCGAGTCCCGTCTCAGCATCAAAATCCTGAAACCTGTTCGCGTCGAGGCAGGAAGTGCCTTCGCCGAGCTGCATCCTGCGGAAAGCGGCTTTTCCCTTTCGCTGTCCATTGAATTCGATGCCGCTGCCATTGGGCGACAGGCTCTGACCATGACGATGGACACGGATAATTTCCGTCATGATCTGGCCAGTGCACGCACATTCACCATGGCCAAAGAAATCGAGGCCATGCGTGCGGCCGGACTGGCCCGTGGCGGCAGCCTCGATAATGCCATCGTTGTCGATGGCGATCAGGTCTTGAACCCTGAAGGCCTGCGCATGCCGGATGAATTCGTGCGCCACAAGCTGCTGGATGTAGTGGGCGATCTGGCTATGGCCGGGCACCCTCTGATCGGTCGTTTCGTGGGGCATCGTACCGGCCATGCCCTCAATAACCGTCTGCTGCGCGCGCTGTTGAGTGACGCATCCGCCTGGCAGACCGTTTCAGCCAATACAATGGATTGGCTTTCTGCCGCCTGA
- the ftsA gene encoding cell division protein FtsA codes for MSDSARHLHQPSAGPETLPRNRHFRSGPFGVLDIGTTKIACVIGRAEADGTLRVLGFGWQKGRGVRGGGVTDLDEAERAIRAAVGQAEDMADTRLRSVTVNLSCGQPESRLFNVQWPVGGRPVTDADIRRVVQEGRSRAMTEGRETLHAIPLNFAVDEMGGVADPRGMHCDTLTARLHVIDATNTALRNLSACIGRCDLDIAELVSAPMAASMSTLVDDERELGATVIDMGGGTTGMAVFAEGQVLHTAQLPIGGVHVTNDIARLLSTTVAHAERLKTLYGSTQASPDDEREMLPVPLVGEDEEHITKVPRSTIVSIIKPRLEETFELVRERLESSGLGRASGARVVLTGGASQLSGVREMAAAILNKQVRQGRPHNLRGLPDNASGPAFATAAGLLAWAAGQGRSMHDLDLEAERPTGLVRRFVNFLKERV; via the coding sequence GTGAGCGACAGCGCCCGCCATCTGCACCAGCCCTCGGCTGGTCCTGAAACACTGCCACGGAATCGCCACTTCCGTAGCGGACCGTTTGGCGTGCTCGATATCGGAACCACCAAGATTGCCTGCGTGATCGGTCGTGCCGAGGCCGACGGCACCCTGCGTGTGTTGGGCTTCGGCTGGCAGAAAGGACGGGGCGTGCGCGGCGGCGGCGTGACCGATCTGGATGAAGCCGAACGCGCTATTCGCGCGGCGGTCGGTCAGGCCGAGGATATGGCCGATACGCGGCTGCGCAGTGTCACTGTCAACCTCTCCTGCGGTCAGCCGGAGAGCAGGCTGTTCAACGTGCAGTGGCCCGTGGGCGGCAGACCGGTGACCGATGCCGATATCCGCCGCGTGGTGCAGGAAGGACGCTCCCGCGCGATGACGGAAGGACGGGAAACGCTCCATGCGATACCGCTCAATTTTGCCGTGGATGAAATGGGGGGGGTGGCCGATCCCAGAGGCATGCACTGCGATACACTGACCGCACGGCTGCATGTGATCGACGCCACCAACACCGCGCTGCGTAATCTCAGCGCCTGCATCGGCCGGTGCGATCTGGACATTGCCGAACTGGTGTCCGCACCGATGGCGGCGTCCATGTCCACCCTGGTGGATGATGAGCGTGAACTGGGGGCCACCGTCATTGATATGGGCGGCGGGACCACGGGAATGGCTGTTTTTGCAGAAGGACAGGTGCTGCATACCGCCCAGCTGCCGATTGGCGGCGTGCATGTCACCAACGACATTGCCCGCCTGCTGTCCACCACGGTCGCGCATGCCGAACGGCTGAAAACGCTGTATGGCAGTACGCAAGCCTCCCCCGACGATGAGAGGGAAATGCTGCCGGTTCCTCTGGTCGGGGAAGACGAAGAACACATTACGAAGGTGCCGCGCAGCACCATCGTCTCCATTATCAAGCCCCGGCTCGAAGAAACGTTCGAGCTGGTGCGTGAAAGGCTGGAAAGCTCAGGCCTGGGTCGTGCCTCCGGTGCCCGTGTCGTGCTGACGGGCGGCGCAAGCCAGCTTTCCGGCGTTCGGGAAATGGCGGCTGCCATCCTGAACAAGCAAGTAAGACAGGGCAGGCCCCATAATCTCCGTGGCCTGCCCGATAATGCATCCGGCCCCGCCTTCGCCACCGCAGCCGGGCTGCTCGCCTGGGCCGCCGGGCAGGGTCGCAGCATGCATGATCTCGATCTTGAGGCGGAGCGCCCGACCGGTCTGGTGCGCCGCTTCGTCAATTTTCTGAAGGAGCGGGTCTGA
- a CDS encoding outer membrane protein assembly factor BamD codes for MVLLSSFARAKAARRIGAALLLPLLASGCGSSKDDELAKLDPAKMSVEELYNTGVDAMQDHRYTTAAQQFDAVQQYYPYSSWAANAQLMQGYSQYLEHKYMDAIGSLDRFIQLHPTHKDIAYAYYLRALSFYEQIADIQRDQKGTEDAMTALQEVVSRFPDSGYARDARLKIDLCRDHLAGKEMEIGRYYEREHLYAAAINRFQTVVKEYQTTNHVPEALHRLTELYLLLGLRSDARRTAAVLGHNYPGSSWYQSSWDDLAAENLVKGEPVPRAGTTGSGFFSRMWHSVF; via the coding sequence ATGGTGCTTCTCTCATCCTTCGCGCGCGCAAAGGCGGCTCGCCGCATCGGCGCAGCCCTGCTTCTTCCCCTGCTCGCCAGCGGGTGCGGCAGCAGCAAAGATGACGAACTGGCCAAACTCGATCCGGCGAAAATGTCGGTTGAAGAACTCTACAATACCGGCGTCGACGCCATGCAGGACCACCGCTACACCACGGCGGCCCAGCAATTCGATGCCGTCCAGCAATATTATCCCTACTCGTCATGGGCGGCGAACGCCCAGCTGATGCAGGGGTATTCCCAGTATCTGGAACATAAATATATGGATGCGATCGGTTCGCTCGACCGTTTCATCCAGCTGCATCCGACTCATAAGGACATCGCCTACGCCTATTATCTTCGCGCGCTGTCTTTTTATGAGCAGATCGCGGATATCCAGCGTGACCAGAAAGGCACAGAGGATGCCATGACTGCTCTTCAGGAAGTGGTTTCCCGCTTCCCGGACAGCGGCTATGCCCGCGATGCCCGCCTGAAGATTGATCTCTGCCGGGACCATCTGGCCGGCAAGGAAATGGAAATCGGTCGTTATTATGAGCGGGAGCATCTCTATGCCGCCGCCATTAACCGCTTCCAGACCGTCGTCAAGGAATATCAGACGACCAATCATGTCCCCGAAGCCCTGCACCGCCTGACCGAACTGTATCTGCTGCTGGGTTTGCGCAGCGATGCGCGCCGCACGGCGGCGGTGCTGGGACACAACTATCCCGGCAGTTCCTGGTATCAGAGCAGCTGGGATGATCTGGCCGCTGAAAATCTGGTGAAGGGGGAGCCTGTTCCCCGCGCCGGCACCACCGGTTCCGGTTTCTTCTCCCGCATGTGGCACTCCGTATTCTGA
- a CDS encoding cell division protein FtsQ/DivIB gives MSRVTQTRERRASSSKNQRIQDRPARMTILLRRQRRLLRPLGWGVLGISAVVGIGVLLHVAAPQPNINGNGASATLASLRKTLGEHTATLGMRIQDIVIEGRSNTPEPLLNAALGVRKGDPLLGFSVAEARQRIETLSWVENASVERRLPGTIVVKLTERRPFAIWQNQGKFVLIDRDGQIVADQDVATFRTLPLVVGAGAPAAATTLLDALKTEPEVKAHVIAAVRVNGRRWNLRLQNGTDVLLPEDHPLEAIKRLAALHKEHELLDRPLQSVDLRLPDRMVLRPRSEAITEKPAIRTVRRQT, from the coding sequence ATGTCGCGCGTGACCCAGACGCGCGAACGGCGCGCATCCTCTTCCAAAAATCAGCGCATACAGGACCGGCCTGCCCGCATGACCATCCTGCTGCGGCGGCAACGCAGGCTGCTGCGCCCGCTGGGCTGGGGCGTGCTGGGAATCAGCGCCGTCGTGGGAATCGGCGTGCTGCTGCATGTCGCAGCACCACAGCCCAATATCAACGGGAACGGAGCCTCCGCCACATTGGCCAGCCTGCGCAAAACACTGGGGGAGCATACGGCCACCCTTGGCATGCGCATTCAGGATATCGTGATCGAAGGCCGTTCCAACACGCCGGAGCCGCTGCTGAATGCGGCGCTTGGGGTGCGTAAAGGCGATCCCCTGCTTGGTTTCTCGGTCGCTGAAGCCCGGCAGCGCATCGAAACCCTGTCCTGGGTTGAAAACGCATCGGTAGAGCGGCGATTGCCCGGTACCATCGTGGTCAAGCTGACCGAACGCCGTCCCTTCGCCATCTGGCAGAATCAGGGCAAATTCGTGCTGATCGACCGGGATGGTCAGATCGTGGCCGATCAGGATGTCGCCACCTTCCGCACCCTGCCGCTGGTGGTCGGAGCGGGCGCCCCTGCCGCCGCAACCACGTTGCTGGATGCGCTGAAAACCGAGCCGGAGGTGAAAGCCCACGTCATCGCCGCCGTCCGGGTCAATGGGCGCCGCTGGAATCTCCGGCTCCAGAACGGAACCGACGTGCTGCTGCCGGAGGATCATCCGCTGGAGGCTATCAAACGTCTGGCGGCCCTTCATAAGGAGCATGAACTGCTCGACCGGCCCCTGCAATCGGTAGATCTTCGACTGCCTGACCGCATGGTGCTGCGTCCCCGTTCCGAGGCGATCACGGAAAAACCCGCAATCCGGACCGTGCGGAGACAGACGTGA
- the murC gene encoding UDP-N-acetylmuramate--L-alanine ligase — protein sequence MRALPLTIGTIHFVGIGGIGMSGIAEVLHNLGYAVQGSDISDNQNVRRLREAGIQVMIGHDAANLGTAQVVVISSAVGRDNPEVAAARAKLIPVVRRAEMLAELMRLKWAVAVGGTHGKTTTTSLIAAVLEAAQLDPTVINGGIINAYGTNTRLGAGEWMVVEADESDGSFLRLPAVIAVVTNMDPEHLDHWGTAEAMEAGYQQFVSNIPFYGFAVLCIDHPTVQKMIPQLSDHRIITYGFSPQADVRAERINTDKFGATFEVVITDRQTRRTRRTPPLRLPMLGEHNIANTLAAIAVAVEMGISDSVLQSAFASFKGVKRRFTKTGETGGITIIDDYGHHPVEIAAVLRAARQAGARDVIAVVQPHRYSRLASLFNEFCTCMNDAGTVIVADVYNAGESPIEGVDRDSLVDGLRTSGHKSVVPLPGPEHLAEMIHAIARPGDFVVCLGAGNITAWAQTLPEELATLQAKSSKIRRTGSGG from the coding sequence ATGAGGGCGCTGCCACTGACCATCGGCACGATTCACTTCGTCGGTATCGGCGGCATCGGCATGTCCGGTATCGCAGAAGTGCTGCACAATCTTGGCTATGCCGTGCAGGGAAGCGATATCAGCGACAACCAGAATGTGCGACGGCTACGGGAAGCAGGCATTCAGGTGATGATCGGCCATGATGCCGCCAATCTCGGCACGGCTCAGGTGGTGGTGATTTCCTCCGCAGTCGGGCGTGACAATCCCGAAGTCGCCGCCGCCCGCGCAAAACTGATCCCTGTCGTACGCCGCGCCGAGATGCTGGCCGAGCTGATGCGGCTGAAATGGGCAGTGGCCGTGGGCGGCACCCATGGCAAGACCACCACGACCTCCCTGATCGCCGCGGTGCTTGAAGCGGCCCAGCTTGATCCTACCGTCATCAATGGCGGCATCATCAATGCCTACGGCACCAACACCAGGCTCGGAGCGGGTGAATGGATGGTGGTCGAGGCCGATGAAAGCGATGGCAGCTTTCTGCGTCTGCCTGCCGTCATCGCCGTGGTGACCAACATGGACCCGGAACATCTGGACCATTGGGGCACCGCCGAGGCCATGGAGGCCGGATACCAGCAATTCGTCAGCAATATCCCGTTCTACGGCTTTGCGGTTCTGTGTATCGATCATCCGACTGTGCAGAAAATGATCCCCCAGCTTTCGGATCATCGCATCATCACATACGGGTTCTCGCCGCAGGCCGATGTGCGGGCCGAGCGCATCAACACCGATAAATTCGGCGCGACTTTCGAGGTCGTGATCACCGACCGGCAGACACGCCGCACCCGCCGCACGCCACCGCTGCGCCTGCCCATGCTCGGCGAGCACAATATCGCCAATACGCTGGCCGCTATTGCTGTCGCAGTGGAAATGGGGATTTCCGATTCCGTGCTGCAAAGCGCGTTTGCATCGTTCAAGGGCGTGAAGCGGCGCTTTACGAAAACCGGGGAAACCGGCGGCATCACAATCATCGACGATTACGGCCATCACCCGGTGGAAATTGCTGCCGTGTTACGGGCCGCCCGGCAGGCCGGTGCCCGCGATGTGATCGCGGTGGTACAGCCGCACCGCTACTCCCGTCTTGCCAGTCTGTTCAACGAATTCTGTACCTGCATGAATGATGCTGGTACCGTCATCGTTGCGGATGTCTATAATGCGGGCGAATCTCCGATTGAGGGTGTGGATCGTGACAGTCTGGTCGATGGCCTGCGCACCAGCGGGCACAAAAGTGTTGTACCCCTCCCCGGTCCGGAGCATCTTGCCGAGATGATCCATGCCATAGCACGCCCCGGTGATTTCGTGGTCTGCCTCGGCGCAGGCAACATCACCGCATGGGCTCAGACCCTGCCGGAGGAACTCGCCACGTTACAGGCAAAAAGCAGCAAAATCCGCAGGACAGGGAGCGGAGGATGA
- the murB gene encoding UDP-N-acetylmuramate dehydrogenase, which yields MIVSAQQNPDVFTALRGRVTHAAPLAPQTWFRVGGQAETLFRPADTDDLCTLQRRVSNLVPMTIIGAASNLIIRDGGLPGITVKLGRGFNEITTDGDGMIAGAAALDATVAEHAAQAGLAGLEFLCGIPGTIGGAIAMNAGAYGSDIASVLDWVELALDGDIARLEASRLSLSYRHAALPPGCAVVRARLRTRPGNTADIIARMQDIRAARDAAQPVRARTGGSTFRNPDGQKAWELIDAAGCRGLSRGGAQVSEKHCNFLLNTGEATAADLEALGEEIRQRVQASCGTTLHWEIKRIGIPFHHPECQS from the coding sequence ATGATCGTTTCGGCGCAGCAGAACCCGGACGTCTTCACCGCCCTGCGCGGGCGGGTGACGCATGCTGCGCCGTTGGCACCGCAAACCTGGTTCCGTGTAGGCGGCCAGGCTGAAACCCTGTTTCGTCCCGCGGACACGGATGATCTGTGCACCCTGCAGCGGCGTGTCAGCAATCTGGTGCCGATGACGATCATCGGCGCGGCCTCCAACCTGATTATCCGGGATGGCGGGCTGCCGGGGATTACCGTCAAACTGGGACGCGGTTTCAACGAGATCACCACCGATGGCGACGGGATGATCGCAGGGGCGGCAGCACTGGATGCGACAGTGGCTGAACATGCAGCGCAGGCAGGTCTGGCCGGGCTGGAATTTCTGTGCGGCATTCCCGGCACAATTGGGGGCGCCATCGCCATGAATGCAGGCGCTTATGGCAGCGACATCGCATCCGTGCTGGACTGGGTGGAACTGGCGCTGGATGGTGACATCGCCCGGCTGGAAGCGTCCCGCCTGTCGCTGTCATATCGCCATGCCGCGCTGCCACCGGGCTGTGCCGTAGTACGGGCGCGCCTGCGAACCCGACCGGGCAATACCGCCGACATCATCGCCCGCATGCAGGATATACGCGCCGCCCGGGATGCCGCCCAGCCGGTGAGGGCGCGTACCGGCGGCTCCACATTCCGCAATCCGGACGGACAAAAAGCGTGGGAGCTGATCGACGCAGCCGGCTGCCGCGGTCTGAGCCGCGGCGGTGCGCAGGTCAGTGAAAAGCATTGCAACTTCCTGCTGAACACGGGCGAAGCCACCGCCGCCGATCTGGAGGCGCTGGGCGAAGAAATCCGGCAACGGGTGCAGGCTAGTTGTGGCACGACCCTCCATTGGGAAATCAAACGGATCGGAATTCCGTTCCATCATCCGGAGTGTCAGTCATGA